The Pyrenophora tritici-repentis strain M4 chromosome 2, whole genome shotgun sequence genome window below encodes:
- a CDS encoding BaeS, Signal transduction histidine kinase, translated as MSEYHDHAIARSQARRRRRMEHADLAKEREKTFYRYYPRPGFHRPQTDGAASRQSSPSPVPKAQTPPNTPPPSLDYAPRASDDKALTAFAQLGALRLNARRCLISFFDRKDCFLLAEATRTLSLQTGEPEFEDDRLCFGTTIFPKEQSLCNYTVNLAPKYTVLPLDDPSDLPSLVVNDLSKDKRFANFPFVKGAPFSRFYAGVPIRSPSGHSIGTYCVLDEKPRDGLTPHQLAFLKSMAGTVMRHLERTRAAEDHRRAKIMVKSLGSFAEGKSGLENWAHDPWDVDQLQVPGLPEGITPHRQRPAANSDASQHSPQLPILNGYNHTGLNPPSTVNNMAGPYTPPVSGPSSTVASSAAAPMASQGEEGGPPDIATTASSSSTKGFAKAGEKDRVAPELRAHFTRAANMIVDSTEAEGVAFFDAKVSTFGGLVDDDFDPDQLPEPDKPCDILGAALCKTDRDIKPLPNTGECISESVLRHLLRLYPHGQIFHLDDDPTSPSINSPSTGCEDIESSDGFPFVTPRKAESTRSLDDEAYLRRVFPTARSLILYPLWDPHRERWFATAVIWSSEPKRIFTTEQELSYLAAFSNFVMAEVARLDTKLADAAKADFISSISHELRSPLHGILGMTDLLKDSSLDNQQTSHLATIETCGKTLLETINHVLDFAKINNLTRGVSKRHKKRTQSAKHMISPGHAHTNDIMTLINDVDMSILTEDVVESVFAGYTYAKTSAQTYELTTTKSNKPPISIVLDINHSDNYVFRTQPGAWRRVIMNLFGNSLKYTPSGYIKVKLEAKRKPELDDETCEFRFSVTDSGIGMSEDYINNRLFHSFAQENPLSQGTGLGLSIVKQIVESLGGDVEVRSEKDRGTKFIVTCPLKESRMSPNFCATGPEGEKDLRLQAVTKRTKGMKVRYLGFNEEEEYFVRDLKNKTASKLSLKALHSLCTEWFGMQRCDEGSACDPDMVIATEACAKVLRTTYSQNPGKVAPAPVIVVCQGAAAAQSTTAITVPGIIFECIGQPVGPHKLAKALSSCIDRHANRSLEQTVNTLVPKITELNLKEDAATDQRTDSLHVIEPHRPQLTSVSSAPEIRSIAASPVKPSRYQKPTRALRCLCVDDNPINLRLLRTFVDKLGHKHILAADGLEALEIYKDSDSDDTRIDVVLMDINMPVMDGLEATRQIRAHEIRSNLPKVTIIALTGVADTDIQQEANSSGINLFLIKPVRLADLEVILRGVVTGQDKANLELEAEREKLKQAELKAILNVESTNEKTRSVNVGVAVVQGEEEVHRTIKVIEHKKSASAVI; from the exons ATGTCGGAATATCACGATCATGCCATTGCGCGCTCCCAGGCTCGCAGACGCAGGAGGATGGAGCATGCAGACTTGGCGAAGGAGCGAGAGAAGACCTTCTATCG GTATTACCCCCGACCGGGCTTCCACCGCCCACAGACAGACGGTGCTGCCAGCCGACAGTCGTCGCCATCGCCAGTCCCAAAGGCACAGACTCCTCCAAACACCCCGCCGCCCTCACTCGACTATGCCCCGCGAGCCTCCGACGATAAGGCTTTGACGGCCTTTGCCCAGCTGGGTGCCCTGCGTCTGAATGCGCGCCGATGTCTGATATCCTTCTTCGACCGCAAGGACTGCTTCCTCCTCGCAGAGGCCACCCGTACCCTGTCCCTGCAGACCGGAGAACCAGAGTTCGAAGACGACCGTCTGTGTTTTGGAACCACCATTTTCCCCAAGGAGCAGAGTCTCTGTAACTACACCGTCAACCTGGCCCCAAAGTACACCGTCCTGCCTCTCGATGACCCGAGCGATCTCCCTTCGCTGGTCGTCAATGACCTCAGCAAGGACAAACGCTTCGCAAACTTTCCCTTTGTAAAGGGTGCGCCATTCTCTCGTTTTTACGCCGGAGTGCCTATCCGGAGCCCTAGTGGGCACAGCATCGGCACCTACTGTGTTCTGGACGAGAAGCCGCGCGACGGTCTAACGCCACACCAGCTAGCTTTTCTGAAAAGCATGGCCGGTACTGTGATGCGCCACCTTGAGAGGACCAGGGCGGCTGAAGATCACCGTAGAGCAAAGATTATGGTGAAGAGTTTAGGTTCCTTTGCCGAAGGGAAGAGTGGCCTGGAGAATTGGGCACATGACCCATGGGATGTTGATCAACTTCAAGTCCCCGGACTGCCAGAAGGCATTACGCCCCACCGCCAGCGACCAGCTGCCAATTCAGATGCTTCACAGCACTCACCACAACTTCCCATACTCAACGGATATAACCATACAGGCCTGAACCCTCCAAGTACCGTGAATAACATGGCAGGCCCGTACACACCACCGGTAAGCGGACCATCCAGCACGGTAGCATCAAGTGCCGCCGCACCAATGGCTAGCCAAGGGGAAGAGGGCGGGCCCCCGGACATAGCCACCACAGCGTCGTCCAGCTCTACCAAGGGGTTCGCAAAGGCCGGCGAGAAGGACCGAGTGGCCCCGGAACTTAGGGCTCATTTTACCCGGGCAGCGAACATGATTGTCGATTCCACCGAGGCCGAAGGCGTGGCATTCTTTGACGCCAAGGTCAGCACTTTCGGAGGTCTCGTGGACGATGACTTTGACCCTGATCAGCTCCCCGAACCGGACAAGCCCTGTGACATCCTTGGTGCGGCCTTGTGTAAAACCGACCGCGATATCAAGCCCTTGCCCAACACTGGTGAATGCATCTCAGAGAGCGTTCTGAGACATCTTCTACGACTCTATCCGCATGGCCAAATTTTCCACCTCGATGATGACCCCACGTCCCCTTCTATCAATTCCCCGTCAACGGGTTGCGAGGACATCGAGTCGTCAGATGGGTTTCCATTCGTTACGCCACGCAAGGCCGAGTCTACGCGGAGCTTGGACGACGAGGCTTACCTGAGAAGGGTGTTTCCCACTGCTCGTAGCTTGATACTGTATCCCTTGTGGGATCCGCATCGTGAGCGATGGTTTGCGACCGCCGTCATCTGGAGCTCTGAGCCGAAGAGGATTTTCACAACCGAGCAAGAGCTCAGCTATCTGGCAGCGTTTAGCAATTTTGTCATGGCCGAAGTCGCTCGTTTGGACACAAAGCTGGCAGATGCTGCAAAGGCTGACTTCATTTCTTCCATCAGCCATGAGCTGCGATCTCCTTTGCACGGTATACTTGGAATGACCGATTTGCTAAAGGACTCTTCGCTCGATAACCAGCAAACTTCGCATCTAGCAACAATCGAAACGTGCGGCAAGACCTTGCTGGAAACCATCAATCAT GTTCTTGACTTTGCCAAAATCAACAATCTGACACGCGGAGTTTCGAAACGTCACAAGAAGCGCACACAAAGTGCGAAGCACATGATTAGCCCTGGCCATGCTCACACGAACGATATAATGACACTGATCAACGATGTCGATATGAGCATACTCACTGAGGATGTTGTAGAAAGTGTCTTTGCTGGTTATACATACGCGAAAACCTCTGCCCAGACATACGAGCTCACCACAACCAAGTCGAACAAGCCGCCAATCTCGATTGTTTTGGACATCAACCACAGCGACAACTACGTTTTCCGTACACAGCCCGGTGCCTGGCGACGCGTAATCATGAACTTGTTTGGAAACAGTCTAAAGTACACACCCAGCGGCTACATCAAGGTGAAGCTTGAGGCAAAGCGAAAACCTGAACTGGATGATGAGACTTGTGAGTTCCGTTTTTCAGTGACCGATTCCGGTATCGGAATGTCGGAGGACTACATCAACAACAGGCTCTTCCACTCTTTCGCCCAAGAAAACCCCTTGAGTCAGGGTACCGGCCTAGGTCTCTCAATTGTCAAGCAGATTGTGGAATCACTAGGAGGCGACGTGGAAGTGCGAAGTGAAAAGGATCGTGGCACTAAGTTCATAGTCACCTGTCCATTGAAAGAGTCCCGGATGTCGCCAAATTTCTGTGCAACTGGGCCAGAGGGCGAGAAAGATTTGCGACTACAAGCAGTCACCAAGCGCACCAAAGGCATGAAGGTACGCTATCTGGGCTTcaacgaagaagaagagtacTTTGTCAGAGACCTCAAGAACAAGACAGCCTCAAAGTTGTCACTAAAGGCACTTCACAGTCTTTGTACGGAATGGTTTGGCATGCAAAGGTGCGACGAGGGCTCTGCCTGTGACCCAGACATGGTCATCGCTACCGAGGCTTGTGCAAAAGTATTGCGAACCACTTACAGTCAGAATCCTGGCAAGGTGGCACCAGCGCCAGTCATTGTTGTCTGTCAGGGTGCAGCAGCAGCGCAATCGACTACAGCCATCACCGTTCCGGGAATTATATTCGAATGCATTGGTCAGCCAGTGGGGCCACACAAGCTGGCAAAGGCCCTCTCTTCTTGTATCGATCGACACGCGAACAGGTCACTGGAACAGACAGTCAACACACTTGTGCCTAAAATAACGGAACTGAATCTCAAGGAGGATGCAGCGACCGATCAACGCACTGACTCTTTGCACGTAATAGAACCTCATCGACCACAGCTCACAAGCGTCAGCAGTGCTCCTGAAATACGGTCGATAGCCGCCAGTCCTGTTAAGCCATCGAGATACCAAAAGCCGACTCGTGCGCTAAGATGTCTCTGTGTCGACGACAACCCCATCAACCTCCGCCTTTTACGCACCTTTGTCGACAAGCTGGGTCATAAACACATTCTCGCAGCTGATGGCTTGGAGGCGTTGGAAATCTACAAGGACTCGGATAGCGACGACACACGCATCGATGTTGTGCTCATGGATATCAACATGCCCGTCATGGACGGCCTCGAAGCAACGCGCCAAATCCGCGCCCATGAAATCCGCTCCAATCTCCCCAAGGTAACCATCATCGCGCTCACAGGCGTGGCCGACACCGATATCCAACAAGAAGCAAACTCGAGCGGCATCAATCTTTTCCTCATCAAGCCCGTCCGCCTCGCTGATCTAGAAGTGATTCTCAGGGGCGTAGTTACCGGGCAGGATAAGGCCAACCTGGAACTCGAAGCCGAGCGCGAGAAGCTAAAGCAAGCGGAGCTCAAAGCCATCCTCAACGTGGAGAGTACCAACGAGAAGACACGGAGTGTCAACGTAGGCGTTGCCGTGGTGCAAGGCGAAGAGGAAGTACACCGGACGATCAAAGTGATTGAGCATAAGAAAAGCGCGTCGGCGGTGATATGA
- a CDS encoding NadE, NAD synthase: MGRLVTLATCQLTQWALDFEGNRKRIVESIRIAKAKGATMRVGPELEITGYGCLDHFLESDVYLHSWEQISIIMQDPTLHDIIIDIGLPIVHRNNRFNCRAIILNGKLIMLRPKLFLANDGIYREQRHFIPWLRPGHVEEYYLPQSIQKLNGCTKIPIGDCVLSTPDTCIGFETCEELFTPNSPHNAMGLNGVEIFSNSSGSHHSLRKLETRISLIKEATRKNGGIYLYSNQQGCDGDRMYYDGSSMIFCNGEILAQGSQFSLNDVEVITATVDLEEVRAYRFAPSRGLQSLSTLAYQRIETSFALGSPEDDFNPDICPTRPRDLITHTPAEEISLGPALWLWDYLRRSGASGFMLPLSGGIDSCATAVIVFSMARQIYQEVQKGNEAVIADVKRIAGPYHENEDWLPASPQELTRDLLTTAFMGMEKQSSTETRGRAKELSERIGSYHLDINIDAVFESIKATLTDATGFTPRFKVHGGSFAENIALQNIQSRPRQVITYYYAQTIPMVRQRKGGGGLLVLGSSNVDECLRGYLTKYDCSSADLNPIGSISKGDLKGFISWAKTAFSLDCLQGFIDATPTAELEPITSSYVQSDEADMGMTYAEIGVFGRLRKVQKLGPFGMWQRLCHDWREQYSPREVAEKVKRFHHFYAINRHKMTVATPAYHAEAYSPDDHRFDLRPFLYPAQMARDAQGEMQSMTWSFKRIDEEVEKLERRTKEKVEGGKVDGA, from the coding sequence ATGGGTAGACTCGTGACCCTGGCTACCTGCCAGCTGACTCAATGGGCCCTGGACTTTGAAGGGAACCGCAAGAGAATCGTGGAGAGCATTCGCATAGCGAAAGCCAAAGGCGCTACCATGCGTGTTGGTCCTGAGCTCGAGATCACTGGCTACGGCTGTCTGGACCACTTTCTGGAATCAGATGTCTACCTTCACTCATGGGAGCAAATCTCCATCATCATGCAAGACCCTACCCTCCATGATATCATCATCGACATTGGACTCCCAATCGTGCACCGAAACAACAGGTTCAATTGCCGGGCCATCATCCTCAATGGCAAGCTCATCATGCTCCGTCCAAAGCTGTTCCTGGCAAATGATGGAATCTACCGGGAGCAACGCCACTTTATACCATGGCTCAGGCCTGGCCATGTCGAGGAATACTATCTACCCCAGAGTATACAGAAGCTTAACGGCTGTACCAAGATACCCATCGGTGATTGCGTTCTGTCTACTCCAGATACATGTATTGGGTTCGAGACTTGCGAAGAGCTCTTTACACCAAACTCGCCGCACAATGCAATGGGCTTGAATGGTGTCGAGATTTTCTCAAACAGCTCGGGCAGTCATCATTCCCTGCGTAAACTAGAAACGCGCATATCGCTCATCAAGGAAGCAACCAGAAAGAACGGCGGAATCTACTTGTATTCAAACCAGCAGGGTTGCGACGGAGATCGCATGTACTATGATGGCTCATCGATGATATTCTGCAATGGCGAGATCCTGGCCCAGGGCAGCCAGTTCTCCCTAAACGACGTCGAGGTCATCACTGCAACGGTCGACCTTGAAGAGGTCAGAGCATACCGTTTCGCCCCCAGTCGAGGACTCCAGTCACTTTCAACCCTGGCTTATCAGCGAATTGAGACCTCCTTTGCATTGGGCTCTCCAGAAGATGACTTCAACCCAGATATATGCCCTACCCGACCACGTGATCTGATTACTCATACCCCTGCCGAGGAGATTAGTCTTGGACCGGCTCTATGGCTCTGGGACTACTTGCGTCGATCTGGGGCTTCAGGCTTCATGCTGCCTTTGAGTGGAGGCATTGACAGTTGTGCAACAGCCGTTATCGTCTTTAGCATGGCACGGCAAATCTACCAGGAAGTTCAAAAAGGTAACGAAGCCGTCATTGCAGATGTCAAGAGGATAGCGGGCCCTTACCACGAGAACGAGGATTGGCTACCTGCGAGCCCACAAGAACTCACGCGCGATCTGTTGACTACAGCATTCATGGGAATGGAAAAGCAGTCATCGACCGAGACTAGAGGCCGTGCGAAGGAACTCTCCGAACGCATCGGCAGCTACCACTTGGACATCAACATTGACGCGGTGTTCGAATCGATCAAAGCAACCTTGACCGATGCAACAGGTTTCACACCCCGCTTCAAAGTCCATGGAGGTTCCTTTGCCGAAAACATCGCCCTTCAAAACATCCAAAGCCGACCCCGCCAAGTCATCACCTACTACTACGCGCAAACCATACCCATGGTACGACAACGCAAAGGCGGCGGCGGTCTTCTCGTGCTGGGCTCCTCAAACGTCGACGAGTGCCTCCGCGGCTACCTAACCAAATACGACTGTTCATCAGCCGACCTAAACCCCATCGGCTCCATCAGCAAAGGCGACCTAAAAGGCTTCATCTCCTGGGCCAAAACCGCCTTCTCCCTCGACTGCCTCCAAGGCTTCATAGACGCCACCCCCACCGCCGAGCTCGAACCAATCACCTCCTCGTACGTCCAATCCGACGAAGCAGACATGGGCATGACATATGCCGAAATCGGCGTCTTCGGCCGCCTCCGCAAGGTACAGAAACTAGGCCCCTTTGGCATGTGGCAGCGTCTCTGCCACGACTGGAGAGAACAATACTCGCCCCGCGAAGTGGCGGAAAAAGTCAAACGTTTCCACCACTTTTACGCTATCAATCGCCACAAGATGACGGTGGCTACCCCGGCTTACCACGCAGAGGCTTACTCGCCTGATGATCATCGCTTTGATCTTCGTCCGTTCTTGTACCCTGCGCAGATGGCTAGGGATGCCCAGGGCGAGATGCAGAGTATGACTTGGAGTTTCAAGCGGATTGATGAGGAGGTGGAGAAGTTGGAGAGGAGAACAAAGGAGAAGGTCGAGGGTGGTAAAGTGGATGGAGCTTGA